TCCAAGACAAGTTAATCGATAATCAAATTGGAGCAATTGATTATAACGCTATTAAACTTAGATATAATTCTGAACTGAATGGCCTGCAGCAAAAGCTTGTATCCATGAGTCAATTATCCAGGGATATTTATGATCAATTGGTTTTAAGCCATTCGTTCCTGCAAAACTTACCGTTGAAATTCCAGAATTCGAGTCTGGAAGTACAACAGCGCATTTTAAGTTCGATATTTCCCGGAAAGTTGGTTTATTCTGAAAATAAAGTTCGAACTACAAAAATTAATGAAGTTGTACAGCTTTTTACTAATACTAGTGCGGGTTTTAGCAGAAATAAAAAAGGACAATTCCGGCCTGTTTCAGAATTGTCCTTTAGGGTAGCCCCGACAGGAATCGAACCTGTATCTAAAGTTTAGGAAACTTCCGTTCTATCCATTGAACTACGGGGCCAGGCTACAAAGATACGCAAAAAGTGAAATATGGAATTTAGTAGCAGTAATAACAGATGAATATAAACTACAAAGAAAATATATTGTACTTTCTGAAATACAAAACAAATAGTGGATTAGGTTGTGTGAGAGCGTGATGAAGCTTAAAGCTTAAGCGATCAACGCCATGCACCAACTCTTGCAAGTTGTACTTTGTTTTCTTCAACGCTCACGATAGCAATCGTGACAGGTCGCTTCACGACGCAGAGAGGTTGAAGAAGGCGACAAGCCAAGCCCCATGCTCCATGCTCTGTGCCTCATGCCGCCTGCCTCATGCGCTACGCGCTGATATTATTCAGAATCCCCAGATAATTGGAGTAGCGTTCCTCATGAATTTTTCCGGCTTCGGCAGCATCACGCACGGCACATCCGGGCTCATGCTGATGGGTGCAGTTTGCGTAGTGACATTGTGGAATATATTCTTTGAATTCGCGAAACCAGTGACCCAGCTCCCAGGGCGCGAAATCGACTACGCCAAATTCCTTGATGCCCGGAGTATCGATAATGAGTGTTTCGTCGGGCAGCATATACATGCGTGCAAAAGTTGTTGTATGCTTGCCTTTGTGATGGGCAGCGGAAATATTTCCTATTTTTATTTTCTGGTCGGGCGCCAGTGCTTTGATGAGCGTCGATTTGCCAACACCGCTGTGACCAGCCATCAGTATGGTTTTGCTTTTAATAATATTTCTGAATTCCTCTGTATTTGTTCCTTCAGTAGATGAAACCATTAGAGTTGGATATCCTGCCACTTGATAAATCTCGTTGTAATATTCCACAACGCTCATTTCATCTTTAAACAAATCAAGTTTATTAAATACAATCAGCGCCGGAATGTTGTAAGCTTCGGCTGTTATCAGAAAACGATCAATAAAACCGGTGGATGTACGCGGAAGTATCGGTGTTGCAACAATTACGGCCAGATCAAGGTTTGCTGCCAGAATATGTGTTTGACGCGACAAGTTTGTTGCTCTTCGGATAAGAACATTTTTTCTTTCTAAAACATCATTCACTCTGCCTGTAGCGTTTATTTCATCTACCTCGAAAAGCACCCTGTCTCCTACAGCAACTGGATTGGTTGTCTTCAGCCCCTTCAATCGCAGGTTGCCTTTGAGCGAACATTTATACATTTTACCATTTG
The window above is part of the Bacteroidetes bacterium GWF2_43_63 genome. Proteins encoded here:
- a CDS encoding ribosome small subunit-dependent GTPase A; the encoded protein is MEGLVICSTGRWCDVYTNGKMYKCSLKGNLRLKGLKTTNPVAVGDRVLFEVDEINATGRVNDVLERKNVLIRRATNLSRQTHILAANLDLAVIVATPILPRTSTGFIDRFLITAEAYNIPALIVFNKLDLFKDEMSVVEYYNEIYQVAGYPTLMVSSTEGTNTEEFRNIIKSKTILMAGHSGVGKSTLIKALAPDQKIKIGNISAAHHKGKHTTTFARMYMLPDETLIIDTPGIKEFGVVDFAPWELGHWFREFKEYIPQCHYANCTHQHEPGCAVRDAAEAGKIHEERYSNYLGILNNISA